The Urocitellus parryii isolate mUroPar1 chromosome 6, mUroPar1.hap1, whole genome shotgun sequence genome includes a window with the following:
- the Parp6 gene encoding protein mono-ADP-ribosyltransferase PARP6 isoform X4 has protein sequence MDIKGQFWNDDDSEGDNESEEFLYGVQGSCAADLYRHPQLDADIEAVKEIYSENSVSIREYGTIDDVDIDLHINISFLDEEVSTAWKVLRTEPIVLRLRFSLSQYLDGPEPSIEVFQPSNKEGFGLGLQLKKILGMFTSQQWKHLSNDFLKTQQEKRHSWFKASGTIKKFRAGLSIFSPIPKSPSFPIIQDSMLKGKLSVPELRVGRLMNRSISCTMKNPKVEVFGYPPSPQVSGHCKNIPTLEYGFLVQIMKYAEQRIPTLNEYCVVCDEQHVFQNGSMLKPAVCTRELCVFSFYTLGVMSGAAEEVATGAEVVDLLVAMCRAALESPRKSIIFEPYPSVVDPTDPKTLAFNPKKKNYERLQKALDSVMSIREMTQGSYLEIKKQMDKLDPLAHPLLQWIISSNRSHIVKLPLSRLKFMHTSHQFLLLSSPPAKEARFRTAKKLYGSTFAFHGSHIENWHSILRNGLVNASYTKLQTRSIQSRFLQSRNLNCIALCEVITSKDLQKHGNIWVCPVSDHVCTRFFFVYEDGQVGDANINTQDPKIQKEIMRVIGTQVYTN, from the exons ATG GACATCAAAGGCCAGTTCTGGAATGATGATGATTCAGAAGGAGATAATGAATCAGAGGAATTTCTCTATGGAGTTCAG GGGAGCTGTGCAGCTGACCTGTATCGACACCCACAGCTTGATGCAGACATTGAAGCTGTGAAGGAGATCTACAGTGAGAACTCTGTATCCATCAG AGAATATGGAACTATCGATGACGTGGACATTGATCTCCACATCAACATCAGCTTCCTCGAT GAGGAAGTATCTACAGCCTGGAAGGTCCTCCGGACAGAACCTATTGTGTTAAGGCTGAGATTTTCTCTCTCCCAGTACCTTGATGGACCAG AACCATCAATTGAGGTTTTCCAGCCATCGAATAAGGAAGGGTTTGGACTGGGTCTTCAGttgaaaaa GATCCTGGGTATGTTCACATCCCAACAATGGAAACATCTGAGCAACGATTTCTTGAAGACCCAGCAGGAGAAGAGGCACAGTTGGTTCAAGGCAAGTGGTACCATCAAGAAGTTCCGAGCTGGCCTCAGCATCTTCTCACCCATCCCCAA GTCTCCCAGTTTCCCCATCATACAGGACTCCATGCTGAAAGGCAAACTGAGTGTACCAGAGCTACGAGTTGGGCGCCTCATGAATCGTTCCATCTCCTGTACCATGAAGAACCCCAAAGTGGAGGTGTTTGGCTACCCTCCCAGCCCTCAG GTTAGTGGTCACTGCAAGAACATTCCCACTCTGGAGTATGGATTCCTTGTCCAG ATCATGAAATATGCAGAGCAGAGGATTCCAACATTGAATGAGTACTGTGTGGTGTGTGATGAGCAGCATGTCTTCCAAAATGGTTCCATGCTTAAG CCAGCTGTCTGTACTCGTGAACTGTGCGTCTTCTCCTTCTACACACTGGGAGTCATGTCTGGAGCTGCAGAGGAGGTGGCTACTGGAGCAGAG GTGGTGGATCTGCTGGTGGCCATGTGTAGGGCAGCTTTGGAATCCCCTAGAAAGAGTATCATCTTTGAGCCTTACCCCTCCGTGGTGGACCCCACTGATCCCAAGACTCTGGCCTTTAACCCTAAG AAGAAGAATTATGAGCGGCTTCAGAAAGCTCTGGATAGTGTAATGTCCATCCGGGAGATGACCCAG GGCTCATATTTGGAAATCAAGAAGCAGATGGACAAGCTGGACCCCTTGGCTCATCCTCTCCTGCAATG GATCATCTCTAGCAACAGGTCACACATTGTCAAACTACCTCTCAGCAGG CTGAAGTTCATGCACACCTCACACCAGTTCCTCCTGCTGAGCAGCCCTCCTGCCAAGGAGGCTCGGTTCCGGACCGCCAAGAAGCTCTATGGCAGCACCTTTGCCTTCCA TGGGTCCCACATTGAGAACTGGCATTCAATCCTGCGCAATGGGCTAGTCAATGCATCCTACACCAAACTGCAG ACTCGATCCATTCAGTCAAGGTTCCTGCAGAGTCGGAATCTAAATTGTATAGCACTTTGTGAAG TGATTACATCTAAGGACCTCCAGAAGCATGGGAACATTTGGGTGTGCCCTGTGTCCGACCATGTCTGCACAAGGTTCTTCTTTGT ATATGAGGATGGTCAGGTGGGCGATGCCAACATTAATACTCAGGACCCCAAGATACAGAAGGAAATCATGCGTGTGATCGGAACTCAGGTTTACACAAACTAA
- the Parp6 gene encoding protein mono-ADP-ribosyltransferase PARP6 isoform X1: MDIKGQFWNDDDSEGDNESEEFLYGVQGSCAADLYRHPQLDADIEAVKEIYSENSVSIREYGTIDDVDIDLHINISFLDEEVSTAWKVLRTEPIVLRLRFSLSQYLDGPEPSIEVFQPSNKEGFGLGLQLKKILGMFTSQQWKHLSNDFLKTQQEKRHSWFKASGTIKKFRAGLSIFSPIPKSPSFPIIQDSMLKGKLSVPELRVGRLMNRSISCTMKNPKVEVFGYPPSPQAGLLCPQHVGLPPPARTSPLVSGHCKNIPTLEYGFLVQIMKYAEQRIPTLNEYCVVCDEQHVFQNGSMLKPAVCTRELCVFSFYTLGVMSGAAEEVATGAEVVDLLVAMCRAALESPRKSIIFEPYPSVVDPTDPKTLAFNPKKKNYERLQKALDSVMSIREMTQGSYLEIKKQMDKLDPLAHPLLQWIISSNRSHIVKLPLSRQLKFMHTSHQFLLLSSPPAKEARFRTAKKLYGSTFAFHGSHIENWHSILRNGLVNASYTKLQTRSIQSRFLQSRNLNCIALCEVITSKDLQKHGNIWVCPVSDHVCTRFFFVYEDGQVGDANINTQDPKIQKEIMRVIGTQVYTN; the protein is encoded by the exons ATG GACATCAAAGGCCAGTTCTGGAATGATGATGATTCAGAAGGAGATAATGAATCAGAGGAATTTCTCTATGGAGTTCAG GGGAGCTGTGCAGCTGACCTGTATCGACACCCACAGCTTGATGCAGACATTGAAGCTGTGAAGGAGATCTACAGTGAGAACTCTGTATCCATCAG AGAATATGGAACTATCGATGACGTGGACATTGATCTCCACATCAACATCAGCTTCCTCGAT GAGGAAGTATCTACAGCCTGGAAGGTCCTCCGGACAGAACCTATTGTGTTAAGGCTGAGATTTTCTCTCTCCCAGTACCTTGATGGACCAG AACCATCAATTGAGGTTTTCCAGCCATCGAATAAGGAAGGGTTTGGACTGGGTCTTCAGttgaaaaa GATCCTGGGTATGTTCACATCCCAACAATGGAAACATCTGAGCAACGATTTCTTGAAGACCCAGCAGGAGAAGAGGCACAGTTGGTTCAAGGCAAGTGGTACCATCAAGAAGTTCCGAGCTGGCCTCAGCATCTTCTCACCCATCCCCAA GTCTCCCAGTTTCCCCATCATACAGGACTCCATGCTGAAAGGCAAACTGAGTGTACCAGAGCTACGAGTTGGGCGCCTCATGAATCGTTCCATCTCCTGTACCATGAAGAACCCCAAAGTGGAGGTGTTTGGCTACCCTCCCAGCCCTCAGGCAGGTCTCCTGTGCCCTCAGCACGTGGGCCTCCCTCCCCCAGCACGGACCTCTCCTTTG GTTAGTGGTCACTGCAAGAACATTCCCACTCTGGAGTATGGATTCCTTGTCCAG ATCATGAAATATGCAGAGCAGAGGATTCCAACATTGAATGAGTACTGTGTGGTGTGTGATGAGCAGCATGTCTTCCAAAATGGTTCCATGCTTAAG CCAGCTGTCTGTACTCGTGAACTGTGCGTCTTCTCCTTCTACACACTGGGAGTCATGTCTGGAGCTGCAGAGGAGGTGGCTACTGGAGCAGAG GTGGTGGATCTGCTGGTGGCCATGTGTAGGGCAGCTTTGGAATCCCCTAGAAAGAGTATCATCTTTGAGCCTTACCCCTCCGTGGTGGACCCCACTGATCCCAAGACTCTGGCCTTTAACCCTAAG AAGAAGAATTATGAGCGGCTTCAGAAAGCTCTGGATAGTGTAATGTCCATCCGGGAGATGACCCAG GGCTCATATTTGGAAATCAAGAAGCAGATGGACAAGCTGGACCCCTTGGCTCATCCTCTCCTGCAATG GATCATCTCTAGCAACAGGTCACACATTGTCAAACTACCTCTCAGCAGG CAGCTGAAGTTCATGCACACCTCACACCAGTTCCTCCTGCTGAGCAGCCCTCCTGCCAAGGAGGCTCGGTTCCGGACCGCCAAGAAGCTCTATGGCAGCACCTTTGCCTTCCA TGGGTCCCACATTGAGAACTGGCATTCAATCCTGCGCAATGGGCTAGTCAATGCATCCTACACCAAACTGCAG ACTCGATCCATTCAGTCAAGGTTCCTGCAGAGTCGGAATCTAAATTGTATAGCACTTTGTGAAG TGATTACATCTAAGGACCTCCAGAAGCATGGGAACATTTGGGTGTGCCCTGTGTCCGACCATGTCTGCACAAGGTTCTTCTTTGT ATATGAGGATGGTCAGGTGGGCGATGCCAACATTAATACTCAGGACCCCAAGATACAGAAGGAAATCATGCGTGTGATCGGAACTCAGGTTTACACAAACTAA
- the Parp6 gene encoding protein mono-ADP-ribosyltransferase PARP6 isoform X3, whose amino-acid sequence MDIKGQFWNDDDSEGDNESEEFLYGVQGSCAADLYRHPQLDADIEAVKEIYSENSVSIREYGTIDDVDIDLHINISFLDEEVSTAWKVLRTEPIVLRLRFSLSQYLDGPEPSIEVFQPSNKEGFGLGLQLKKILGMFTSQQWKHLSNDFLKTQQEKRHSWFKASGTIKKFRAGLSIFSPIPKSPSFPIIQDSMLKGKLSVPELRVGRLMNRSISCTMKNPKVEVFGYPPSPQVSGHCKNIPTLEYGFLVQIMKYAEQRIPTLNEYCVVCDEQHVFQNGSMLKPAVCTRELCVFSFYTLGVMSGAAEEVATGAEVVDLLVAMCRAALESPRKSIIFEPYPSVVDPTDPKTLAFNPKKKNYERLQKALDSVMSIREMTQGSYLEIKKQMDKLDPLAHPLLQWIISSNRSHIVKLPLSRQLKFMHTSHQFLLLSSPPAKEARFRTAKKLYGSTFAFHGSHIENWHSILRNGLVNASYTKLQTRSIQSRFLQSRNLNCIALCEVITSKDLQKHGNIWVCPVSDHVCTRFFFVYEDGQVGDANINTQDPKIQKEIMRVIGTQVYTN is encoded by the exons ATG GACATCAAAGGCCAGTTCTGGAATGATGATGATTCAGAAGGAGATAATGAATCAGAGGAATTTCTCTATGGAGTTCAG GGGAGCTGTGCAGCTGACCTGTATCGACACCCACAGCTTGATGCAGACATTGAAGCTGTGAAGGAGATCTACAGTGAGAACTCTGTATCCATCAG AGAATATGGAACTATCGATGACGTGGACATTGATCTCCACATCAACATCAGCTTCCTCGAT GAGGAAGTATCTACAGCCTGGAAGGTCCTCCGGACAGAACCTATTGTGTTAAGGCTGAGATTTTCTCTCTCCCAGTACCTTGATGGACCAG AACCATCAATTGAGGTTTTCCAGCCATCGAATAAGGAAGGGTTTGGACTGGGTCTTCAGttgaaaaa GATCCTGGGTATGTTCACATCCCAACAATGGAAACATCTGAGCAACGATTTCTTGAAGACCCAGCAGGAGAAGAGGCACAGTTGGTTCAAGGCAAGTGGTACCATCAAGAAGTTCCGAGCTGGCCTCAGCATCTTCTCACCCATCCCCAA GTCTCCCAGTTTCCCCATCATACAGGACTCCATGCTGAAAGGCAAACTGAGTGTACCAGAGCTACGAGTTGGGCGCCTCATGAATCGTTCCATCTCCTGTACCATGAAGAACCCCAAAGTGGAGGTGTTTGGCTACCCTCCCAGCCCTCAG GTTAGTGGTCACTGCAAGAACATTCCCACTCTGGAGTATGGATTCCTTGTCCAG ATCATGAAATATGCAGAGCAGAGGATTCCAACATTGAATGAGTACTGTGTGGTGTGTGATGAGCAGCATGTCTTCCAAAATGGTTCCATGCTTAAG CCAGCTGTCTGTACTCGTGAACTGTGCGTCTTCTCCTTCTACACACTGGGAGTCATGTCTGGAGCTGCAGAGGAGGTGGCTACTGGAGCAGAG GTGGTGGATCTGCTGGTGGCCATGTGTAGGGCAGCTTTGGAATCCCCTAGAAAGAGTATCATCTTTGAGCCTTACCCCTCCGTGGTGGACCCCACTGATCCCAAGACTCTGGCCTTTAACCCTAAG AAGAAGAATTATGAGCGGCTTCAGAAAGCTCTGGATAGTGTAATGTCCATCCGGGAGATGACCCAG GGCTCATATTTGGAAATCAAGAAGCAGATGGACAAGCTGGACCCCTTGGCTCATCCTCTCCTGCAATG GATCATCTCTAGCAACAGGTCACACATTGTCAAACTACCTCTCAGCAGG CAGCTGAAGTTCATGCACACCTCACACCAGTTCCTCCTGCTGAGCAGCCCTCCTGCCAAGGAGGCTCGGTTCCGGACCGCCAAGAAGCTCTATGGCAGCACCTTTGCCTTCCA TGGGTCCCACATTGAGAACTGGCATTCAATCCTGCGCAATGGGCTAGTCAATGCATCCTACACCAAACTGCAG ACTCGATCCATTCAGTCAAGGTTCCTGCAGAGTCGGAATCTAAATTGTATAGCACTTTGTGAAG TGATTACATCTAAGGACCTCCAGAAGCATGGGAACATTTGGGTGTGCCCTGTGTCCGACCATGTCTGCACAAGGTTCTTCTTTGT ATATGAGGATGGTCAGGTGGGCGATGCCAACATTAATACTCAGGACCCCAAGATACAGAAGGAAATCATGCGTGTGATCGGAACTCAGGTTTACACAAACTAA
- the Parp6 gene encoding protein mono-ADP-ribosyltransferase PARP6 isoform X5, whose protein sequence is MDIKGQFWNDDDSEGDNESEEFLYGVQGSCAADLYRHPQLDADIEAVKEIYSENSVSIREYGTIDDVDIDLHINISFLDEEVSTAWKVLRTEPIVLRLRFSLSQYLDGPEPSIEVFQPSNKEGFGLGLQLKKILGMFTSQQWKHLSNDFLKTQQEKRHSWFKASGTIKKFRAGLSIFSPIPKSPSFPIIQDSMLKGKLSVPELRVGRLMNRSISCTMKNPKVEVFGYPPSPQVSGHCKNIPTLEYGFLVQIMKYAEQRIPTLNEYCVVCDEQHVFQNGSMLKPAVCTRELCVFSFYTLGVMSGAAEEVATGAEVVDLLVAMCRAALESPRKSIIFEPYPSVVDPTDPKTLAFNPKKKNYERLQKALDSVMSIREMTQGSYLEIKKQMDKLDPLAHPLLQWIISSNRSHIVKLPLSRQLKFMHTSHQFLLLSSPPAKEARFRTAKKLYGSTFAFHGSHIENWHSILRNGLVNASYTKLQLHGAAYGKGIYLSPISSISFGYSGMGKGQHRMPSKDELVQRYNRMNTIPQTRSIQSRFLQSRNLNCIALCEVITSKDLQKHGNIWVCPVSDHVCTRFFFVYEDGQVGDANINTQDPKIQKEIMRVIGTQVYTN, encoded by the exons ATG GACATCAAAGGCCAGTTCTGGAATGATGATGATTCAGAAGGAGATAATGAATCAGAGGAATTTCTCTATGGAGTTCAG GGGAGCTGTGCAGCTGACCTGTATCGACACCCACAGCTTGATGCAGACATTGAAGCTGTGAAGGAGATCTACAGTGAGAACTCTGTATCCATCAG AGAATATGGAACTATCGATGACGTGGACATTGATCTCCACATCAACATCAGCTTCCTCGAT GAGGAAGTATCTACAGCCTGGAAGGTCCTCCGGACAGAACCTATTGTGTTAAGGCTGAGATTTTCTCTCTCCCAGTACCTTGATGGACCAG AACCATCAATTGAGGTTTTCCAGCCATCGAATAAGGAAGGGTTTGGACTGGGTCTTCAGttgaaaaa GATCCTGGGTATGTTCACATCCCAACAATGGAAACATCTGAGCAACGATTTCTTGAAGACCCAGCAGGAGAAGAGGCACAGTTGGTTCAAGGCAAGTGGTACCATCAAGAAGTTCCGAGCTGGCCTCAGCATCTTCTCACCCATCCCCAA GTCTCCCAGTTTCCCCATCATACAGGACTCCATGCTGAAAGGCAAACTGAGTGTACCAGAGCTACGAGTTGGGCGCCTCATGAATCGTTCCATCTCCTGTACCATGAAGAACCCCAAAGTGGAGGTGTTTGGCTACCCTCCCAGCCCTCAG GTTAGTGGTCACTGCAAGAACATTCCCACTCTGGAGTATGGATTCCTTGTCCAG ATCATGAAATATGCAGAGCAGAGGATTCCAACATTGAATGAGTACTGTGTGGTGTGTGATGAGCAGCATGTCTTCCAAAATGGTTCCATGCTTAAG CCAGCTGTCTGTACTCGTGAACTGTGCGTCTTCTCCTTCTACACACTGGGAGTCATGTCTGGAGCTGCAGAGGAGGTGGCTACTGGAGCAGAG GTGGTGGATCTGCTGGTGGCCATGTGTAGGGCAGCTTTGGAATCCCCTAGAAAGAGTATCATCTTTGAGCCTTACCCCTCCGTGGTGGACCCCACTGATCCCAAGACTCTGGCCTTTAACCCTAAG AAGAAGAATTATGAGCGGCTTCAGAAAGCTCTGGATAGTGTAATGTCCATCCGGGAGATGACCCAG GGCTCATATTTGGAAATCAAGAAGCAGATGGACAAGCTGGACCCCTTGGCTCATCCTCTCCTGCAATG GATCATCTCTAGCAACAGGTCACACATTGTCAAACTACCTCTCAGCAGG CAGCTGAAGTTCATGCACACCTCACACCAGTTCCTCCTGCTGAGCAGCCCTCCTGCCAAGGAGGCTCGGTTCCGGACCGCCAAGAAGCTCTATGGCAGCACCTTTGCCTTCCA TGGGTCCCACATTGAGAACTGGCATTCAATCCTGCGCAATGGGCTAGTCAATGCATCCTACACCAAACTGCAG CTGCATGGAGCAGCCTATGGCAAAGGCATCTacctgagccccatctccagtaTTTCCTTTGGATACTCAG GAATGGGAAAAGGACAGCACAGGATGCCCTCCAAGGATGAGCTGGTCCAGAGATATAACAGGATGAATACCATCCCCCAG ACTCGATCCATTCAGTCAAGGTTCCTGCAGAGTCGGAATCTAAATTGTATAGCACTTTGTGAAG TGATTACATCTAAGGACCTCCAGAAGCATGGGAACATTTGGGTGTGCCCTGTGTCCGACCATGTCTGCACAAGGTTCTTCTTTGT ATATGAGGATGGTCAGGTGGGCGATGCCAACATTAATACTCAGGACCCCAAGATACAGAAGGAAATCATGCGTGTGATCGGAACTCAGGTTTACACAAACTAA
- the Parp6 gene encoding protein mono-ADP-ribosyltransferase PARP6 isoform X2, with amino-acid sequence MDIKGQFWNDDDSEGDNESEEFLYGVQGSCAADLYRHPQLDADIEAVKEIYSENSVSIREYGTIDDVDIDLHINISFLDEEVSTAWKVLRTEPIVLRLRFSLSQYLDGPEPSIEVFQPSNKEGFGLGLQLKKILGMFTSQQWKHLSNDFLKTQQEKRHSWFKASGTIKKFRAGLSIFSPIPKSPSFPIIQDSMLKGKLSVPELRVGRLMNRSISCTMKNPKVEVFGYPPSPQAGLLCPQHVGLPPPARTSPLVSGHCKNIPTLEYGFLVQIMKYAEQRIPTLNEYCVVCDEQHVFQNGSMLKPAVCTRELCVFSFYTLGVMSGAAEEVATGAEVVDLLVAMCRAALESPRKSIIFEPYPSVVDPTDPKTLAFNPKKKNYERLQKALDSVMSIREMTQGSYLEIKKQMDKLDPLAHPLLQWIISSNRSHIVKLPLSRLKFMHTSHQFLLLSSPPAKEARFRTAKKLYGSTFAFHGSHIENWHSILRNGLVNASYTKLQTRSIQSRFLQSRNLNCIALCEVITSKDLQKHGNIWVCPVSDHVCTRFFFVYEDGQVGDANINTQDPKIQKEIMRVIGTQVYTN; translated from the exons ATG GACATCAAAGGCCAGTTCTGGAATGATGATGATTCAGAAGGAGATAATGAATCAGAGGAATTTCTCTATGGAGTTCAG GGGAGCTGTGCAGCTGACCTGTATCGACACCCACAGCTTGATGCAGACATTGAAGCTGTGAAGGAGATCTACAGTGAGAACTCTGTATCCATCAG AGAATATGGAACTATCGATGACGTGGACATTGATCTCCACATCAACATCAGCTTCCTCGAT GAGGAAGTATCTACAGCCTGGAAGGTCCTCCGGACAGAACCTATTGTGTTAAGGCTGAGATTTTCTCTCTCCCAGTACCTTGATGGACCAG AACCATCAATTGAGGTTTTCCAGCCATCGAATAAGGAAGGGTTTGGACTGGGTCTTCAGttgaaaaa GATCCTGGGTATGTTCACATCCCAACAATGGAAACATCTGAGCAACGATTTCTTGAAGACCCAGCAGGAGAAGAGGCACAGTTGGTTCAAGGCAAGTGGTACCATCAAGAAGTTCCGAGCTGGCCTCAGCATCTTCTCACCCATCCCCAA GTCTCCCAGTTTCCCCATCATACAGGACTCCATGCTGAAAGGCAAACTGAGTGTACCAGAGCTACGAGTTGGGCGCCTCATGAATCGTTCCATCTCCTGTACCATGAAGAACCCCAAAGTGGAGGTGTTTGGCTACCCTCCCAGCCCTCAGGCAGGTCTCCTGTGCCCTCAGCACGTGGGCCTCCCTCCCCCAGCACGGACCTCTCCTTTG GTTAGTGGTCACTGCAAGAACATTCCCACTCTGGAGTATGGATTCCTTGTCCAG ATCATGAAATATGCAGAGCAGAGGATTCCAACATTGAATGAGTACTGTGTGGTGTGTGATGAGCAGCATGTCTTCCAAAATGGTTCCATGCTTAAG CCAGCTGTCTGTACTCGTGAACTGTGCGTCTTCTCCTTCTACACACTGGGAGTCATGTCTGGAGCTGCAGAGGAGGTGGCTACTGGAGCAGAG GTGGTGGATCTGCTGGTGGCCATGTGTAGGGCAGCTTTGGAATCCCCTAGAAAGAGTATCATCTTTGAGCCTTACCCCTCCGTGGTGGACCCCACTGATCCCAAGACTCTGGCCTTTAACCCTAAG AAGAAGAATTATGAGCGGCTTCAGAAAGCTCTGGATAGTGTAATGTCCATCCGGGAGATGACCCAG GGCTCATATTTGGAAATCAAGAAGCAGATGGACAAGCTGGACCCCTTGGCTCATCCTCTCCTGCAATG GATCATCTCTAGCAACAGGTCACACATTGTCAAACTACCTCTCAGCAGG CTGAAGTTCATGCACACCTCACACCAGTTCCTCCTGCTGAGCAGCCCTCCTGCCAAGGAGGCTCGGTTCCGGACCGCCAAGAAGCTCTATGGCAGCACCTTTGCCTTCCA TGGGTCCCACATTGAGAACTGGCATTCAATCCTGCGCAATGGGCTAGTCAATGCATCCTACACCAAACTGCAG ACTCGATCCATTCAGTCAAGGTTCCTGCAGAGTCGGAATCTAAATTGTATAGCACTTTGTGAAG TGATTACATCTAAGGACCTCCAGAAGCATGGGAACATTTGGGTGTGCCCTGTGTCCGACCATGTCTGCACAAGGTTCTTCTTTGT ATATGAGGATGGTCAGGTGGGCGATGCCAACATTAATACTCAGGACCCCAAGATACAGAAGGAAATCATGCGTGTGATCGGAACTCAGGTTTACACAAACTAA